One genomic segment of Elgaria multicarinata webbii isolate HBS135686 ecotype San Diego chromosome 9, rElgMul1.1.pri, whole genome shotgun sequence includes these proteins:
- the LOC134404021 gene encoding apolipoprotein L6-like isoform X1 gives MSESQSRGSAHTPLEEDGNEAAANFLERFPAQREEIEKCIRCLQELADNIDKTHKDCTITSIAASSGGAVSGILTILGLALTPVTAGGSLILTLTGVSLGTASAATGITGSLCERFINSNKRKKAEELINKCDKILNQCRESLCSMMHLDDIDFKSGFPPNNWANRENVHCLMSSSNTVRQIPKLATTVKKIASNVKALKYIEDNPVLKTVAMEAAAAGSTSRAAIKGIDQVEEVFKGTTLAMTKGARVMGLTFAAAFLLFDAYCIVKDAIHLTKGAKGEIAAGIREKASNLEKVLQDLINHYQKLKEAM, from the coding sequence CAGAGGCAGTGCACATACACCTTTAGAAGAAGATGGCAATGAAGCTGCTGCCAATTTTCTGGAACGGTTTCCTGCCCAGAGAGAAGAGATTGAAAAGTGCATCAGATGCCTTCAGGAACTGGCAGACAACATTGACAAGACCCATAAGGACTGTACCATCACCAGCATTGCTGCCAGCTCTGGTGGAGCCGTTTCTGGCATCTTGACCATCCTGGGATTGGCCTTGACCCCTGTCACAGCAGGTGGGAGTTTAATCCTGACCCTCACCGGGGTGAGTTTAGGGACAGCATCAGCGGCTACCGGCATTACTGGCAGCCTGTGTGAACGGTTTATTAATTCAAACAAAAGGAAGAAAGCAGAAGAGCTGATAAACAAATGTGATAAAATCCTAAACCAATGCAGAGAAAGCCTATGCTCGATGATGCACCTTGATGACATTGATTTCAAGTCAGGATTTCCCCCAAACAATTGGGCTAATAGGGAAAATGTCCACTGTTTGATGTCCAGTTCCAACACTGTCCGTCAGATTCCAAAACTGGCAACTACTGTTAAGAAAATTGCATCAAATGTTAAAGCACTGAAGTACATTGAAGATAATCCTGTCTTAAAGACTGTAGCAATGGAAGCGGCTGCTGCAGGGAGCACATCACGGGCTGCTATCAAGGGGATCGATCAAGTAGAAGAAGTGTTTAAAGGAACTACCCTGGCAATGACCAAAGGAGCAAGAGTGATGGGTCTTACGTTCGCTGCGGCATTTCTCCTGTTTGATGCTTACTGCATTGTTAAGGATGCCATACATTTGACGAAAGGGGCTAAGGGCGAAATAGCAGCTGGGATCAGAGAAAAGGCTAGTAACTTAGAAAAGGTATTGCAGGATCTCATCAACCACTATCAGAAACTGAAAGAAGCTATGTGA
- the LOC134404021 gene encoding apolipoprotein L6-like isoform X2, which translates to MSESQRGSAHTPLEEDGNEAAANFLERFPAQREEIEKCIRCLQELADNIDKTHKDCTITSIAASSGGAVSGILTILGLALTPVTAGGSLILTLTGVSLGTASAATGITGSLCERFINSNKRKKAEELINKCDKILNQCRESLCSMMHLDDIDFKSGFPPNNWANRENVHCLMSSSNTVRQIPKLATTVKKIASNVKALKYIEDNPVLKTVAMEAAAAGSTSRAAIKGIDQVEEVFKGTTLAMTKGARVMGLTFAAAFLLFDAYCIVKDAIHLTKGAKGEIAAGIREKASNLEKVLQDLINHYQKLKEAM; encoded by the coding sequence AGGCAGTGCACATACACCTTTAGAAGAAGATGGCAATGAAGCTGCTGCCAATTTTCTGGAACGGTTTCCTGCCCAGAGAGAAGAGATTGAAAAGTGCATCAGATGCCTTCAGGAACTGGCAGACAACATTGACAAGACCCATAAGGACTGTACCATCACCAGCATTGCTGCCAGCTCTGGTGGAGCCGTTTCTGGCATCTTGACCATCCTGGGATTGGCCTTGACCCCTGTCACAGCAGGTGGGAGTTTAATCCTGACCCTCACCGGGGTGAGTTTAGGGACAGCATCAGCGGCTACCGGCATTACTGGCAGCCTGTGTGAACGGTTTATTAATTCAAACAAAAGGAAGAAAGCAGAAGAGCTGATAAACAAATGTGATAAAATCCTAAACCAATGCAGAGAAAGCCTATGCTCGATGATGCACCTTGATGACATTGATTTCAAGTCAGGATTTCCCCCAAACAATTGGGCTAATAGGGAAAATGTCCACTGTTTGATGTCCAGTTCCAACACTGTCCGTCAGATTCCAAAACTGGCAACTACTGTTAAGAAAATTGCATCAAATGTTAAAGCACTGAAGTACATTGAAGATAATCCTGTCTTAAAGACTGTAGCAATGGAAGCGGCTGCTGCAGGGAGCACATCACGGGCTGCTATCAAGGGGATCGATCAAGTAGAAGAAGTGTTTAAAGGAACTACCCTGGCAATGACCAAAGGAGCAAGAGTGATGGGTCTTACGTTCGCTGCGGCATTTCTCCTGTTTGATGCTTACTGCATTGTTAAGGATGCCATACATTTGACGAAAGGGGCTAAGGGCGAAATAGCAGCTGGGATCAGAGAAAAGGCTAGTAACTTAGAAAAGGTATTGCAGGATCTCATCAACCACTATCAGAAACTGAAAGAAGCTATGTGA
- the LOC134403995 gene encoding apolipoprotein L6-like has protein sequence MLLKLPSQNQISTQMKSCSHLRAEALCHPAVTCGQKPRPLARRPKERAGWAEKAPLFTSSGEPPPPSHPAHAFCELPRPFGSRKTWETLRGRRRPAVALRRPALPCATLSLHGGPSVAEEDRVLRGAKGPSSPRRGGNPPPPRRRPARGSRRQGTGHVGRRWSPPSEERSRRRGRVDCDCAQPCTPGQTQSGPPTSDQSAPRLSWEQQLDKDANMSKEENVNQYFAQFLEVFPAQREEIEKCLRCLREIADEIDKVHKDCTIANVTARSTGAVSGILSILGLSLAPVTAGVSLILTATGIGLGAAAATTGISASLCEHFINSKKGEKAQELMNQCKRSLRMVTDQIDFDSGLLQPNDKTVQEILQRQKIPDVISTVKEITVNVKALKHIEANPLLKDLAKKAAGSQARASTKRVKEVKKAFQGTALAMSKEARVMSALAIGLSLLTDAASIIQDAIHLAQGATVEAAGTIRAKANELEKIVQDLSNLYKELNEVDE, from the exons ATGTTGCTTAAATTGCCCTCTCAGAATCAGATCTCCACCCAGATGAAATCCTGCAGTCACTTGCGGGCAGAAGCCTTGTGCCATCCTGCAGTCACTTGCGGGCAGAAGCCTCGCCCTCTCGCCCGCCGGCCAAAG GAGAGGGCGGGGTGGGCGGAGAAGGCGCCTCTATTTACAAGTAGTGGCGAGCCGCCGCCCCCGTCTCACCCCGCCCACGCTTTCTGCGAGCTCCCTCGCCCTTTCGGGAGCCGAAAGACCTGGGAAACGCTCCGGGGCAGGCGGCGCCCCGCGGTCGCTCTCCGACGGCCTGCTCTTCCGTGCGCCACACTTTCCTTGCATGGGGGTCCCTCCGTCGCGGAAGAAGACCGCGTGCTTCGAGGGGCGAAGGGGCCGTCGAGCCCTCGACGCGGAGGGAACCCGCCACCGCCGCGGAGAAGACCGGCCAGAGGCTCCCGCCGGCAGGGGACCGGCCACGTAGGACGCCGCTGGTCCCCGCCCTCggaggaaaggagcaggaggcgaGGCAGGGTCGACTGTGACTGCGCCCAGCCCTGCACCCCAGGACAGACCCAGAGCGGGCCCCCAACTTCTGATCAAAGCGCCCCCCGTCTCTCTTGGGAGCAGCAACTGGACAAAG ATGCAAATATGTCTAAGGAAGAAAATGTCAATCAGTACTTTGCTCAGTTTCTGGAGGTATTTCCTGCCCAGAGAGAAGAGATTGAAAAATGCCTCAGATGCCTTCGGGAAATTGCAGACGAAATCGACAAGGTCCATAAGGACTGTACCATTGCCAACGTTACGGCCAGATCTACAGGCGCAGTTTCTGGGATCTTGTCCATCCTGGGATTGTCTTTGGCCCCTGTCACAGCAGGCGTAAGTTTAATCCTGACAGCCACCGGGATTGGTttaggggcagcagcagcaacaactggcATTTCTGCTAGTCTGTGTGAACATTTCATTAATtcaaagaaaggggaaaaggcaCAAGAGCTGATGAACCAATGCAAGAGAAGCCTACGGATGGTGACAGATCAAATAGATTTTGACTCTGGATTGTTGCAACCAAATGACAAAACTGTTCAAGAAATCCTCCAACGTCAGAAAATTCCAGATGTGATTTCTACTGTGAAGGAAATCACTGTAAATGTTAAAGCCTTGAAGCACATTGAAGCTAACCCCCTCTTGAAGGATTTAGCAAAGAAAGCTGCAGGAAGCCAGGCCCGGGCTTCAACGAAAAGGGTTAAAGAAGTCAAAAAGGCCTTTCAAGGAACTGCCCTTGCAATGAGCAAAGAAGCCAGAGTGATGAGCGCTCTGGCGATTGGGCTGTCTCTCCTGACAGACGCTGCTTCCATCATCCAGGATGCCATACATTTGGCTCAAGGAGCCACAGTAGAAGCAGCAGGTACAATCAGAGCCAAGGCGAATGAGCTGGAAAAGATAGTGCAGGATCTCAGCAATCTCTACAAGGAACTGAATGAAGTAGATGAATGA